GGGAAGCAAATTAAATTGTCTCCTGATGATATCGCTAAGATATATGCTGCCCGTGATATTTTGGTGGAAAATATGCAGGACCCGCCTTCACTGACGCAATTGGCGCGCTTGGTGGGCATAAATGATTTTAAGCTGAAGGCAGGTTTTAAAGCGGAGTTTTCCAACTCGGTATTCGGTTATTTAAATGATCTCCGTTTGGCTATAGCCAAAAAGAACCTGTTGCAGCATAACAAATCATTAACTGAAATCGCTTACGAAACCGGCTACTCGTCTCTGGCGCATTTCAGTAACGCTTTTAAAAAGAAATACGGCCTTAGTCCTATTTACGCAAAAGGAGCAGTTTAGTGGGGTACCTTCCTGATGTTTTAGAACAATCGAGGCTTAACTAAAAATCATACTATAATGTGATTTTTATTATTTTTCTGCGAGGTTTTACCTAAAGCATAAATCACATTATAACGTTAGTTTACGCTTTAGGTAAAACTATTAAGAAGAGAAGGAAGTATCTCCGTATGACACAGCCGTATTTGGCCGAACTCGCAGGAATAAGTGTTAATACATTATATAAACTGGAAAGAGGACAGGGGAAGGCATCGTTGAATATCTTGGAAAAGATATTGGATGTTTTGGGTATGGAAATACAGATCGACGTAAATAAGCCGGTTGTATAGTATATGTCTCCGTTCTTACCAAACCCGACGAAATTTTTTGAAGTATAAAGGGTTCTTAAGTGAACATTAATCCGAATTTACGTTAACAAGATAGCTCATGTAAGCTTGATTGCCATGAAAGAACAATGTATTCGAATGAAAATTCATATTTTTAAAAATAAAAGGACTATGTGGAATAAATTAAAGGAAGGTGTTTCTCTGGCGTGTATTGCGCTGCTATTCTTTTTCCCCCGATCGTTGTGCGCACAATCTTCACAACAACCTAATATTATCTTTATCTATGCCGATGATCTGGGTTTTGGCGATGTAAGTGCTTACGGTGCGACCAGGATCCATACACCTAATTTAGACCGCTTGGCGGCCCGCGGTACGCGTTTTACCAATGCGCACACGAGCTCAGCAACCTGCACGCCTTCGCGTTTTGCCCTGATGACGGGTACTTACCCTTGGCGAAAACAGGGAACAGGAGTGCTGCCGGGCGATGCTGCTTTGATTGTGCCCACCGATAAGATAACCTTGCCGCAGGTGTTTAAGCAGGCAGGGTATCAAACGGCAATAGTGGGTAAGTGGCACCTGGGTTTAGGCACGCAGGTAGAGAAGGACTGGAACAATGCGGTAAAACCGGGGCCAAATGAGGTTGGCTTAGATTATGCTTTTATCTTTCCCGCAACGGCCGACCGCGTGCCGACGGTGTTTCTCGAAAACCATGATGTGGTAGCGCTGGATAAAGACGACCCGATCGAGGTGGATTACCAAAAGCCGGTGGGGAATGATCCTACCGGTAAGGATCATCCCGAATTATTGAAGATGCGCTCGTCTCCAGACCATGGGCATAACCAAACGATTGTGAACGGCATTGGCCGTATAGGTTATATGAGTGGCGGATACCAGACGCGCTGGGTGGATGAAGAGGTGTCTACCACTTTTCTGACGGTTGCCCAACAATATATTAAGGAGAATAAGGACAATCCTTTTTTCCTGTACTTTGCGCTTACAGAGCCGCATGTGCCGCGCATGCCGGCAACCAGGTTTAAAGGTAAGAGCGGACTTGGTTACCGTGGTGATGCGATCTTACAACTCGATTGGACAGTTGGCGAGCTAATGGATCAGGTGGAAAGCCTGGGCCTTGCAGATAATACCATCATCATCTTTACCAGTGATAACGGGCCGGTTTTAGATGATGGTTACGAAGACGGAGCGGTTACGCAATTGAATGGGCATACGCCGGCCGGCCCGCTCCGGGGAGGTAAATACAGCATTTTTGAAGCCGGAACCCGGGTTCCTTTTATCGTGGCCGGGGCGGGCGTGAATAGCGGCGCAGTGTCAGAAGCGCTGGTCTGTCAGATGGATGTACTGGCTTCTGTAAATGAGCTACTGGGTGGTGAGATAAAACCGGGAGAGGCAATGGACAGCCAACCTATGTGGGACGCTTTTCTCGGAAAGGCATCTAATGGCCGTGAATACCTTGTGGAGCATGCGGGGTCTCTGGGGGTGATCAAGGGCGAATGGAAGTACATTGAACCAAGTGAGGGGCCTGCATATGCCAAATTAACGGATATTGAACTCGGTAATGCTCCGAAGGCTCAACTGTATAAGTTATCTGAAGATTTGGGTGAAAAACATAATATAGCGGAAGAACATCCGGAAATTGTAAAGGAACTTACGGATATTCTGGCAGAAGAACGGGCAAAGAAATAAAATAGTACCCTTAGAACGGTTTTTATGGAGGGAAGCTGTCGATGTAAGCGGTGTAACCTCTTTTGTTTTCGGTGGAATGTAATCAACTCAAATGATGAAGATGTTTAAATGCGTAACGCTTTTGTTTTTGCTTTTAGGTAGCACCAAGCTGATGGCAGCAGCACCAGCTAAACGGCCTAATATCATCGTGTTTTTGGTAGATGATATGGGCTGGCAGGATACTTCAGAGCCCTTCTGGACAACAAAGACTCCTTTAAATGAGCGGTATCATACGCCGAACATGGAGCGTCTGGCCCGTGAGGGTGTTAAATTTACCAATGCCTATGCCAATGCTGTTTGTACGCCAACCCGGGTGAGTATGTTGACCGGAATGAATGCCGCACACCATGGCGTGACCAATTGGACTTCGCCCAAAGGTGATCATAATACGGATAATGCAGATGAGCAGTTCGGACCTGCAAACTGGAATTACAATGGCCTGAGCCCTGTTCCGGATATCCCCCAAACGGTATATGCCACACCTTTTCCACAGCTCCTTAAAGAGGCTGGCTATTTGACCATTCATGTGGGAAAGGCACATTGGGGCTCGGCCGGTACGCCCGGAGCTAATCCTTATAACCTGGGTTTTATGGTTAATATCTCCGGCCATTCGGCGGGACATCCGCAGAGCTATCTGGGGCAGGAGAATTATGGCAATATACCGGGCAGATCGACTTTGCAGGCGGTGCCTGATCTGGCAGAGTATCACGGTAGGGATACTTTTCTTACGGAAGCCTTAACCTTGGAAGCTATCAAGGCCCTGGAACAGCCCATTAAGACCGGACAACCTTTTTTCCTGAATATGGCTCATTATGCCGTGCATGTTCCCCTACAGGCAGATAAACGTTTTTTTCAAAAATACGTGGATGCTGGTTTAGACACCAGGGAGGCGATGTATGCTTCGCTGCTGGAGGGTATGGATAAAAGCCTGGGCGATCTGATGGATTATTTGCAGGAGCAAAAGGTAGCTGAGGAGACCGTTATTATTTTTATGAGCGATAATGGTGGGCTCAGCTTAACACCGCCCAGAGGCGGCCAGATGCATACGCAAAATCTTCCCCTAAAAGCGGGAAAGGGCTCCCTCTATGAAGGAGGTATCCGTGAGCCAATGCTGGTGAAGTGGGATGGGGTGGCCAAAGCGGGCCAAACATGCGATCAATATGTGGTTATTGAAGATTTTTTTCCAAGCATATTGGAGATGGCTGAGGTTGTGCCGAAGCGCTTGGTGCAGCAGCTGGACGGGCAGAGTTTTGTTCCTTTGCTTCAGGATAACGATGTAATCGATACGACACGCAGTTTAGTCTGGCATGCCCCGAACAAATGGATTCCAGACGACGGTCCGGGAATTAACTATAAAAGTGCCATCAGGAAAGGCCAATGGAAATTGATTTATGACATGCGAAATGGAAGTTTCGAACTCTATGACCTACAGAAAGATATCGGTGAGCAGCATAACGTCCTCGCGCATTATCCACATAAGGGGAAGGAGTTAGTGGGGCTCTTGGGTGCTAAGCTTCGGAAATGGGATGCCCCTATGCCTATAGATAAAATAAGTGGAAAGCCGGTTAGGATACCCGATAAATTACCTATTGAGTAAGTAAAGCTTTTATTCCTCAAATTGATGTGACACGAGTACCTGCGAAAGCTGTGGGGCAAGGAGCAGGTGATAAACGCGCGGATCGGCCTGATGTAGTTTTTCGAGACTGGTATGGATAATGGTATCCTGATCGGTGCTCTTGATAAATTTTCGATAGGGAATATCAATATGCGCCCAGTGTATACGGAGATCGGTTTGCGCTATAAGTACACGGTAGTTACTGCGGAGACTATCCCATTCCTGTTCCAGGTGCTCATCACTACCGCGGATGACAAACGAAGGAGAAAAAGATCCCATGTTATCAAAAATGGAAGAGACGAGTGTTGCCGCTTTATTTTCAGGGTCGATATCGTCTTGGTTTTCCAGACCTAACTTATAGGCGGCACTGGGTATAGGCGCCTTTAAGCGGTATTCGAGGTATGCAACCATGCTTGAACCCGCCAAGGGGCCGGTCATAAAATTTTCTACCTCTTCGTAAGCCCACTGTGCCGAGGCATGGTCGATTTTGAACGTGTAACTTTTGGTGGTGTCCAGTTGTAGTAAATCGATCACCTCGGGCGAGCTTTCGTTGAAATATAGCCGACTATCATTGGAAGATAGCTTCGACGGATGTTTTAATAGCGTATCCAGCATACTGGCAAAGGCCTGCTCATGGGAAGTGCTGAGTTTGGGTCGGATGTTGAGCACCATGTGCTGTTCATCTCTGCTGCTGCTTATGGTAAAACGTCTGTTCGGGAGAGAAGCATCGGAAGTGAGGGAGAGTATACCCTGTACTTCGGCAATAAGTGCTGGCGTATCGATAGTTGCCTGTTCGGTTTCCAGGATCAGACGGCTGCTTGCCTCGGGTTTGGTTTCACAGGCGTAAAATAGAACGGACAATAACAGGAATAGGCTTGGGTATAAGTAACGCATATATGTTGCTTAAATGATGATAAGCAAAGATACAGCGGCGTAGCGAAAGTTAAAACCCCTGAAAACCATGATATTGATGCGGTACCTTGACGACTTGTAAAAATAGGAGAATAAAATTTATCTTTGAATTGCTAGAGGATACTTTACTGTTCCATGTTCAGTACGAGATAAGAAGCTTAATAACGATAAAAATTCCAGATCAATGACAGATAGGCCATCACTCCAGAATTTACCAAATAGACGGCAAAACCCCGCTAAAAAAGAAAATATAGCGCAGATTCTCGATCGGATGGATTCCGGTAGATCTAGCGCACTGTACTTTTTAGGTATTGCAGCGCTATTTATGGGTTTTATGCTTTTCTTTATGTTTAAAGGTCAAGCAAGGGTAGACATATCGTTGGCTGGCGGCTTGCTGCTGGGGATTTTGCTATGCCTGGGTATTATCCTGGTGAATCTGGTGAGGGAGAGCTCGCGCGGCATGCGCGAACAGGAGCGCTATTATGTAATTGGCGAGGTTAAGGCACTCACTGCGGTGCAGCAGCGGGCTTTACGTTTGGTACTGGTAGATATGTATTATTTTGGTTTCTGGATCAGAACACTTGAATATTATCCCTGTGAGGTAAGAATGAAAGGTAAAACATTTAAGCCGAAATGTTTTGCGATAGAGGGCAGGGAAACGTACCGTAAATCACTCGATCGCGACTGGGGCATCGTGAGTACCGAACAGTACCGTCAGCTCGTGCGCCAACTTTTTGAAGGGATGCACAGCAAGCTTTTTGCGGTAGATATGGATTATTGCGTTAATATCGACGACTACCTGTCGCGTTCATTGCCAGAAGCAGATAGGGACGATATCAAGCAGCAGAACGATAGTTTTATCAGTAGGCTCGCAGGTTTAATCAATAAACCGGTGACTTACGTGACAGACTGCTTTAATGAGCAGGGAGATAAACCCAAGGCCCTGATCTGGGGTTTCGATTTATGGCGTGTGATACCGATGTCCAGAGATGCTTTTATGGCCGGATATATCAAAGAAGAGGAGGCCTGGACAAATATTTTGAAGGCTTCCGATTTGGTTTACCATCTATTCGATAGCTTTGAAGATTTTTTCGATAATTTCCGTCTGGGTAACGCGTATTGGTCGAATGATTTGGAAACTACACGCCTGCGCCAACAAATGTGGGAACTGTATCAGCAAAAGTGTAATTGGGCGGAAAGGGACCTCCCCTGGCAGCGCGAAGGTGCGCCTCAATACGCACAGGAAATGCAAACGGGCTTTGCGAATTACATTAAAAGTAAAAACAAGAAATATAGCGAGCCGATTGGTTTTAGGCGTAATGGTGATTAACATAAATGGACGATAAAGGCTAAATAGGCTGTATTTTTTTCTATTTTGTCATAGAAATATCATCCTTGAACAAAATATTTTGAATTGTGTATTTTGTACACTATCTTTGTATCATCATAATTTAGGTTTATAATTGGTTAGTAAAGCCTTCAATCTCCCCGGTTGAAGGCTTTTTTTGTAATAGCAGGTTTTGGGGAAAGGGTTTCCGTTATGCCATAATATTTTTCACCCAATTGGATTTTATCCTGCCCATCTGCCCATTTTCTGTAGCATTTATCGAATTGCCTATATAATGTCAGGTTAATATCATCCTTTGAAAAAATATTTTGAATTGTGTATTTTGTACACTATCTTTGTATCATCATAATTTAGGTTTATAATTGGTTAGTTAAAAGCCTTCAATCTCCCCGGTTGAAGGCTTTTTTTG
This Olivibacter sp. SDN3 DNA region includes the following protein-coding sequences:
- a CDS encoding helix-turn-helix domain-containing protein, with translation MTLVYALGKTIKKRRKYLRMTQPYLAELAGISVNTLYKLERGQGKASLNILEKILDVLGMEIQIDVNKPVV
- a CDS encoding arylsulfatase, which encodes MWNKLKEGVSLACIALLFFFPRSLCAQSSQQPNIIFIYADDLGFGDVSAYGATRIHTPNLDRLAARGTRFTNAHTSSATCTPSRFALMTGTYPWRKQGTGVLPGDAALIVPTDKITLPQVFKQAGYQTAIVGKWHLGLGTQVEKDWNNAVKPGPNEVGLDYAFIFPATADRVPTVFLENHDVVALDKDDPIEVDYQKPVGNDPTGKDHPELLKMRSSPDHGHNQTIVNGIGRIGYMSGGYQTRWVDEEVSTTFLTVAQQYIKENKDNPFFLYFALTEPHVPRMPATRFKGKSGLGYRGDAILQLDWTVGELMDQVESLGLADNTIIIFTSDNGPVLDDGYEDGAVTQLNGHTPAGPLRGGKYSIFEAGTRVPFIVAGAGVNSGAVSEALVCQMDVLASVNELLGGEIKPGEAMDSQPMWDAFLGKASNGREYLVEHAGSLGVIKGEWKYIEPSEGPAYAKLTDIELGNAPKAQLYKLSEDLGEKHNIAEEHPEIVKELTDILAEERAKK
- a CDS encoding sulfatase; this encodes MAAAPAKRPNIIVFLVDDMGWQDTSEPFWTTKTPLNERYHTPNMERLAREGVKFTNAYANAVCTPTRVSMLTGMNAAHHGVTNWTSPKGDHNTDNADEQFGPANWNYNGLSPVPDIPQTVYATPFPQLLKEAGYLTIHVGKAHWGSAGTPGANPYNLGFMVNISGHSAGHPQSYLGQENYGNIPGRSTLQAVPDLAEYHGRDTFLTEALTLEAIKALEQPIKTGQPFFLNMAHYAVHVPLQADKRFFQKYVDAGLDTREAMYASLLEGMDKSLGDLMDYLQEQKVAEETVIIFMSDNGGLSLTPPRGGQMHTQNLPLKAGKGSLYEGGIREPMLVKWDGVAKAGQTCDQYVVIEDFFPSILEMAEVVPKRLVQQLDGQSFVPLLQDNDVIDTTRSLVWHAPNKWIPDDGPGINYKSAIRKGQWKLIYDMRNGSFELYDLQKDIGEQHNVLAHYPHKGKELVGLLGAKLRKWDAPMPIDKISGKPVRIPDKLPIE